The DNA segment TTACATGCACAGTGATGAGGCTTTTGGTAAGTTTTTCAGTTACCTAAACCTGTTTATCTTTTTCATGTTATTGTTGGTATTAGGTTCCAACTATATCGTCATGTTTATCGGATGGGAAGGGGTAGGTCTTTGTTCTTACTTACTGATCGGATTCTGGTATACCAACAGCAGCTATGCTTCTGCTGCAAAGAAAGCCTTTATCATGAACCGTATCGGTGACCTTGGCTTCTTATTAGGGGTGTTCTTCATCTTTACCACTTTTGGTAGTGTAGAGTTTTCTAAAATATTCCCTCAGGCAGCTAATATGCTTCCAGGAAATGGTACCATCGCTTTAATTGCCTTGTTATTGTTCATCGGTGCCTGCGGTAAATCGGCGCAATTGCCCTTGTTTACCTGGTTGCCTGATGCGATGGCGGGACCAACTCCTGTGTCTGCATTGATTCACGCAGCAACGATGGTAACGGCTGGTATTTACATGATTGCAAGATCAAACGTATTGTTTGATTTGGCACCAATGATTCAGCACATTATTGCCATCGTCGGTCTGGCGACTGCTATTGTTGCAGCCATCATCGCGTTGACACAAACAGATATTAAAAAAGTACTGGCTTATTCTACCGTTTCACAATTGGGTTATATGTTCCTTGGCCTGGGTGTGGGTGCTTATAATGGTGCTTTCTTCCACGTAATTACACATGCTTTCTTTAAAGCTTTATTGTTCTTATGTGCAGGTTCTGTAATTCATGCTTTACACCATGAGCAGGACATGAGACATATGGGCGGTTTGCGTAAGAAATTGCCGGTAACTTTCCTTACGATGCTGATTGGTACCATTGCCATTGCAGGTTTACCTCCATTCTCAGGATTCTTCTCAAAAGATGAGATCCTGGCGCATGTATACATGCACGATAAAGTGATGTGGGCGATTGCTGTCTTCGGTGCTTTCTTAACGGCTTTTTATATGTTCAGAATGTTGTTCCTTACTTTCTACGGAAAGTATCGTGGAACACACCATGCGGAAGAGAAAATCCATGAATCTCCAAAATCAATGACGATTCCTTTGATCGTTCTTGCGGTTCTTTCTGCCATCGGTGGAATGATCGGTATTCCGGAGACATTGGGTGGAAATCATTGGTTGTCGCATTGGCTGGCCCCAGTGATCAAGCATACTGCTGAAGCTCCGGACCATGCTACAGAATATGCATTAATGGCTGTTTCTGTAGTAGGTGTATTGGTTTCAATTGCTTTTGCTTATGTGAAGTATATCAAACAAAACCATGTTCCGATTCCTGATGAGGGAAAAAGATCGGCATTGGCGAACTTATCATACAACAAATTCTATTTTGATGAGATCTATGATTTGTTGATCAGAAAACCTTTGGATGCGCTTTCTACTTTCTTCTACAAAATTATTGACAATAAAATTGTAGACGGTATAGTAAACGGTTTGGGATGGAGTACTTCGGAGGCCAGTAAAGGCTTAAGGTTGGTTCAGTCCGGAAACGTTGGTTTTTATATCTTTATGATGGTGGTAGGAATCATCTCATTGTTATTGTATACTTATTTATCTCTATAAAAGATCGTTCAACAAAACATAATGGAACAACTTTTACTACTTCTTATATTTCTACCATTGGTTGGCGCCGTGGTTACTGCCTTCACAGGAAGTGCAGCAAAACATGTTGCTTTGGTTTCAGCAATCCTTTCTTTGGCATTGACTTTAATCACGGTATGTAATTTCACCCCGGATGCCAGTACGCAGTTTGCGGTGAATTATCCATGGATCCAGGATTTGGGAATCAATTTCCATGCGGGAATTGATGGCATCAGTATGATCACGGTCTTATTGACCAATGTATTGGTTCCGATCATTATCCTTTCCGCTTATCAGCATGACTACAAAAACAGCAATGCTTTCTTTGCATTGATCTTATTTATGCAGTTTGGTTTGCTATTGGTATTTACTGCAATGGATGCTTTCTTATTCTATATCGGATGGGAAGCAGCATTGATCCCGATCTATTTCATCTGTGCGATCTGGGGAGGTAAAGACAGAATTAAAGTAAACATGAAATTCTTTGTATACACGATAGCGGGATCTTTATTCATGCTGTTGGGGATCATCTACCTATACTTACAGAATCCTGCTCATAATTTCGATATTCAGGCTTTTTATAATTTAAACCTTGATTCTGTTCAGCAGAGCTGGATTTTCTGGGCTTTCTTTATCGCATTTGCGATTAAGATGCCAGTTTTTCCTTTCCATACCTGGCAGCCGGATACTTATACTGAGGCACCGACTCCAGGGACAATGTTGTTGTCAGGGATTATGCTGAAGATGGGTATTTACGGAGTGATCAGGTGGTTATTACCTGTTGCACCGGAAGGTGTTCAGCAATGGGGAAATCTAGCGATCATTCTTTCTATTATAGGCGTGGTTTATGCTTCAATCATTGCGTTTACCCAAAAGGACGCGAAGCGATTAGTAGCCTATTCTTCTATTGCTCACGTTGGTTTGATCTCTGCAGGTATCTTTGCGTTAAACACACAAGGGATGCAGGGTGCAATGGTACAAATGTTAAGTCATGGTATCAATGTGGTTGGTTTGTTCTTTGTGCTGGACATCATTGCCCGCCGGATGAAAACAAATAAAATCGCTGAACTTGGTGGGATTGCCAAACAGGCGCCACAACTGGCCATCGTATTTTTGATCATTGTATTGGGAACAGTAGCACTTCCCGGAACGAATGGTTTCATTGGAGAGTTTTTATTGTTAATCGGAATATATCAGTATAAAGTATGGGCTGGCGTTTTCGCTGGATTATCCATCATCTTCGGTGCAGTATATATGTTCAGAATGTATCAGAACATTATGCTTGGAAAAACCAACGACCTTACGATAGGATTTACAGACATAAAAGGATCTGAGAAAGTCGTATTGTATATCATCTGTGCCCTGATCATCGTTTTGGGAGTTTATCCTAAACCAATTCTGCATTTGTCAGAAGCCTCGGTACAACAATTAATAGAACAGGTAACACAAAAATTAACATCGGTAAACTAAGCAAATGAATATCATCATAACAATTACTGTTACAGCTTTAGTGGTGCTTTACGCAGGTTTGTTTAAAGCTAAAAAAGCGTTATTACCCCTTACCTTAATTGGTTTGCTTACTTCACTGGCTTTTGTAGTTACCTCATGGAATACAAACCAGACCTATTATGGTATGATGCAAATGGATAATTTTGCATTGGCTTTTGCCGGAATCACCATTTTAGGAACACTCTTTATCTTCCTGCTGACACAAAACTATTTTGCAGAACACAGTGAGAACATTGCCGAATATTTTACGCTGATTCTCTTTGCCCTGTCAGGGATTGTCATCATGGTTTCTTATAAAAACATGTCGATGTTGTTCATCGGTGTAGAGATCATGTCTGTTGCCCTATATATTCTTGCGGGAATCCGGAAAAACAATTTTGCTTCCAATGAAGCTTCCTTGAAATACTTCCTGATGGGTGCATTCTCTACAGGTTTCTTATTGTTCGGTATTACGTTGATTTACGGCGCTACAGGATCTTTTGATCTCGAAGTGATCAATCAGTACCTGGTGACTAATTACAAGAGCATATCGCCTTTATTCTATCCCGGTGTGATTTTATTGATGGTAGGTCTATGCTTTAAGATTGGTGCAGCACCTTTCCATTTCTGGACACCGGATGTGTATGAAGGAGCTCCGACATTAATTACCTCCTTTATGTCTACCGTGGTGAAAACGGCTGGTTTTGCCGCTTTCCTTCGTTTATTTGCAGATACATTTGCGCCTTTACATGATTTCTGGTTACCTCCTTTGATGGTGATCGTATGTTTGACTTTATTCATCGGTAACGTTACGGCGCTATTCCAAAAGAATTTCAAAAGAATGCTGGCTTATTCCAGTATTTCCCATGCAGGTTACCTGTTGTTCTCTTTAGTTGCACTAACTGCAAGTTCGGCGAATAACGTATTGGTATATGCTGCTGCTTATACTTTTGCAAGTATTATCGCTTTCGGGGTATTGATTCTGGTGAAACAGAAAACGGGTAATGACAACTTTGAAAGTTTCAATGGTTTAGGAAAACGCAATCCTTTTGCGGCATTCGTACTTACAGTAGCGATGTTGTCTTTGGCAGGGATTCCTTTAACTGCAGGATTTATTGGTAAATACCTGATGTTTTTGAATGTAATGCATGACTACCAGTTTTATCTGGTGGCCTTTGCGATTTTAAACGCATTGGTAGGGTTTTACTATTATTTCAAGGTTATTGTGGCGATGTATTTCAAAGATGGAGCTGAGATTGAGTTGGAAACCCCTGTGCAATATAAAGTTGTATTGGTCCTGTCATTGATCATTACTGTTTTCCTTGGTGTATATCCTTCAGTAATTTTAAATCTGATATAATCATTTCTGTAGATAATTATATGTAGTTTTACGAATAATTGAACTATGCACGATTTCTGGAACTCATTACAGCACTTCATTGATCCCGAAAAACTACTTAAAGAAGGTGGTTTCTATGTTGTAATGTTCGTCATCTTTGCCGAGACGGGTTTGTTCTTTGGGTTCTTTTTACCCGGAGACTATCTGTTGTTCCTCGCAGGTATGTTCGTCGCTACAGGCAAATTGGATGTCAACTTATATGTGTTGATTGCCGGACTGATCGTTGCTGCTGTATCTGGAAATTTTACCGGTTATTGGTTTGGTCGAAAGACGGGCCCCGTACTGTACCATCGAAAGGACTCTTTCTTCTTTAAAAAACGCTATTTAAAGGCTGCCGAAGATTATTATAATAAACAGGGAGCCTTTGCGCTTATAATGGGGCGCTTTGTTCCGATTGTAAGAACTTTTGCACCGATTTTTGCTGGTGTAGTAAAATTAGACTTTAAAAGATTTGCATTATATAACTTTGCGGGTGCAATTATTTGGATTGCTTCCTTAACTTTGCTGGGTTATTTCCTTGGCAAGAGATTTGAAAAAGAGATTAACGACTATTTATTATACATTATTATAGGCTTCATTGTCATTACCACTATACCTCTCGTTTACACATTTGTAAAAAAGAAAGTTGTGAAGGACGACAATGATCATATATCAAACACTGAACAATAAAAATGATTAAAGACGAGCATCATCCGTGGCACTGTGTTTCTCCGGGTGCAAACCTACCAGAATCCGTAAATGCAATTATTGAAATTCCTAAAGGATCTAAAGCTAAATACGAAATTGATAAAGATTCCCACCTGATTAAATTAGACAGAGTACTTTTCTCTTCTGTAATGTATCCGGCAAATTATGGTTTTATCCCACAAACTTATTGTGATGATAATGACCCTTTAGATATCCTTGTACTATGCTCTGTAGACGTTTATCCGATGTCTATCGTTGAAGCGAAAGTAATTGGTGTAATGCACATGGTGGATAATGGTGAGCAGGACGATAAAATTATTGCAGTAGCAAAAAACGACATGTCTGTTAACTACATCAATGACTTAGCAGAATTGCCTCCTCATACGATGAAAGAAATTGTTAAATTCTTTCAGGACTATAAGGCATTAGAAGAAAAACAAGTAACTATTGAACATCTTTTGGGCGTTCGGTATGCACATAAAGTGATACAGGAAAGTATCATCCTTTATGACCAAAAGTTTAGAAATAACAATTCTTAATGGAAGGTTTTAAGATATTTTTAACATTCTTCTTAGTAGCACTGAACGGCTTTTTCGTTGCAGCAGAGTTTGCAATTGTAAAAGTCAGAGCCTCTCAAATTGAAATTAAAGCAAAATCAGGAAGCAGGGTAGCGAATATTGCAAAATATATTACCCAGCATCTTGATGGTTACCTGGCTGCAACGCAGCTGGGTATTACACTTGCTTCACTTGGACTGGGTTGGGTTGGTGAGTCTGTCATGCACAGTTTGATCCACGATTTCCTGGTAAGGTTTAACTTTTCTGAAGTATACATTACTTCCATCTCTACTGCCATCGCCTTTTTATTGATTACCGTAATGCACATTGTGTTCGGTGAGCTGGCGCCTAAATCGGTGGCGATACAGAGACCAGTAGCTACCACATTGTTTATTGCCATACCTTTACAGGCATTCTACCTGATCTTCAGACCATTTATATGGGTGTTGAATGGTTTTGCCAATGTGATCCTTAAATTATTCGGAATTTCTAATGTAGGTGGACATGAATCTGTGCACAGTACAGAGGAACTTCATTATCTGTTGGATCAGGGTAAAGAAAGTGGGGCTTTAGATACCAATGAGCACGAATTAATTAAAAATGTCTTTGACTTTAATGAAAGGGTTGTAAAGAACATTATGGTTCCCAGAACCAAAATATCAGGAATTGAACTTTCTGCTGCCCCTGCCGATGTGATTTCAAAAATCATTGGCGAAGGGTATTCCAGGTTACCGGTATATGATGAAATCATTGATAAAATCATTGGTATTATTCATGCTAAAGACATTTTACCGCTATTGGCAGATAAGAAGGACTGGGCACTGAAAGACATCATCAGAAAGCCTTATTTTGTTCCTGAGACCAAAAAAATCAATGACCTGTTGAGTGAACTTCAGCAGAAACGTATCCAGATAGCGATTGTCATCGATGAATTTGGTGGAACCGCAGGTATGGTTACACTGGAAGATATCGTAGAAGAGATTGTTGGAGAAATCCAGGATGAGTATGATGAGGAAAAACCAACAGTAGAGAAGATCTCTGAGACGGAATTTATCATCAATGCTTATGCTACTGTTTACGATGTAAATGAGCATTTACCTCATGATCTTCCTGAAGACGAAGATTTCGATACGGTAGGAGGATTGGTCTCTCATGCTTTCGGTAAAATACCTGAAGTAGGGGACAGCGAAGAGTGTTACGGTTATTTATTCACTATCCTAAAGAAAACCGAGCAAAACATTGAAACCATAAAGCTTGAACTGGTGATTGCGAAAAGCGATATGGTGGACAACCATTAATCCTTTGAGCGATGCATGTTTTTTATACACCCGATATTGATTCCAGCGAGTATAGCTTAAACGAAGAAGAAAGTAAGCATTGTCTGAAAGTTCTAAGGTTAGGCCGTGGCGATGTTGTCAATCTGATTGATGGAAAAGGTGGCTTTTATGAAGCAGAGATCATTGGAGAGAGTAAAAGAAATGTTCAGCTTCGTGTTACACAATCCGTTCAGGAGCATCAAAAAAGAAACCATCACCTTCATATCGTCGTTGCACCTACAAAGAACATCGACCGGTTGGAATGGTTTCTGGAGAAAGCAACTGAAATAGGAATTGATGAAATTACTCCGGTGATCTGTGAAAGATCGGAACGGAAGATCATTAAAGAAGACCGGTTAACCAAAGTAATCACCTCCGCTGTTAAGCAGTCTTTACAAGCTTATCACCCGGTATTAAATCCGCAGATTTCCTTAATTGATTTCCTGAAAATGGAGCATGATTCCGTTAAAATGATTGCCCATTGTATTGATGGGGAGCCACGTCAATACATTAGCCAGCTGCTCGTGCCTCATCAACGTTATCTCATACTTATTGGCCCTGAAGGTGATTTTAGCCCGAAGGAAATCGAACTTGCTTTGCAAAGCGGGTTTAAACCCCTAACTTTAGGTAATACACGTCTGAGAACAGAAACTGCTGCATTGGCTGCCTGTTTTGAGGTGAATTATTTGAACCGATGAAACCATCATAAGCATACCGCTTAAAAAAGCAATGAATAGGCGCATGATCGCTTCATAACCGATAAAAGACAATTATTATTCCAATGAAAATTAAACTTTGCTTAATTGCCGGATTAATGATCCTGTTGAGTGGTTTTAAGCCACCCACCTATAAAATGGCAAAATTGAAATATAATGGGGGAGGAGATTGGTATGCCAACAGAACTGCGCTTCCAAACCTGATCGATTTTTGTAATAAAAACCTGAATACAAACTTTGCGCCGCAAGACGTTATCGTCGAAGTAGGCAGCGCTGAGCTGTTTAACTATCCTTTTATCTACCTTACCGGGCATGGCAATGTCGTCTTTAGTCCTAATGAAGCAGAGAATTTAAGAAAATACCTGATCGGTGGGGGATTTCTTCATATCGACGATAATTACGGATTGGATAAGTTTATCCGTAAGGAAATGAAAAAGGTTTTTCCGGAGCTTTCTTTTGTAGACCTGCCCCCGAATCACCCACTCTATCACCAGAAATTTAAATTCCCGAAAGGACTGCCTAAAATCCATGAACATGATGGTAAAGTACCTCAGGGGCTTGCCTTAATCTGGGAAGGACGGGTGGTTTGCTATTACACATTTGAATGCGATCTGGGGAATGGATGGGAAGACTTTGGTACTTATCCCGAGGACACACAAGATAAGCGCCTGAACGCCTTAAAAATGGGCGCAAATTTAGTTCAATATGCATTAACACAATAACTATGAAGGTCAAAGTAAATGAACAACACAATTTTGAGGTAGAAGTAGCAGAAAAAGTATTAAAAGTTAATGGGCTGGAGCTGCAGATCGATACCAGAGATCTCTCTGCAACACAGAAACATGTGATCTATCAGAATAAATCCTATAATATAGAGCTGGTAGAGCGCAACGAAGACGGAAAGGCAGTGGTCATTAAAGTAAATGGTACTCTTTATCAGGTTGGAATAGAAGACCAGTATGATGAATTGCTCAAAAAACTGGGGATGGACAGCTCCTCTGCAAATAAGGTGCTCGAAATTAAGGCCCCTATGCCAGGATTGGTGCTGAATGTCATTGTAACAGAAGGACAGGAAGTGAATAAAGGGGACAGTCTGTTGGTATTGGAGGCGATGAAGATGGAAAATATTATTAAATCACCAACCGGAGGAATAGTGAAGAAGATTCTGATCCGGAAGGGGGATAAGGTAGAAAAGAACGAAATTCTACTGCAATTCGCATAAAAAAAGGAGCGTTGCTCCTTTTTTTATGCTTTTAATTTTATTTGCCAGCCCTGAATGCTTTCGCTGCCTTTGGCTTAAATTGAGGCTTTCCTGTAGATCTGATCTCTGAAGCACCCAACATCGTCATTGCGCAACGGAAACCAATATCAGCGGTAGATTCATCCTGTGCAAGGAACCTTCTAGTTGCAGGGTTCAGCCACAATGCCTGATCCTCCCAGGATCCTCCTTTATATACTCTTGATTTATCTGTTACCAGGGTAATCTCTCCGTATAAATCATTTGCTTTATCACGATAGCCCCTTTGATCGGCATAAGTATTAACCGTTGGCGGAGGCGTTGCGGCCTGCTTTTCTGCCCAGGTTTGTTTCTTGTAAGAAATGGCATCTGTTAAGACAGGCTTGTTGTATTTGTCTTTTTCAATCTTTCCGCTAACCGGATCAGCCACTTTCTTGTCTTTGTAGTAATTTCCTCTATATGGATTAAAGGCGTCTGCTGCTTCAAAAGTTTTGGAGCGATAAACATCAGCAACCCATTCGTTCACGTTTCCTGCCATATTGTATAAGCCGAAATCATTTGGCATATAAGACCTTACGGCAACTGTAAGTCCACCTTTATCATTCAGTGATCCACCTACACCCATATAATCACCTTTGGTTCTTTTAAAGTTAGCCAGGATTAATCCTCTTGTACTTCTTTTTGCAGAGCTCAACCCTAAACCATTCCATGGATAGATTTTATTCGCAGCGATATTCTCATACTGTGTATTTCCAATTAAGCCAAGAGCTGCGTATTCCCATTCTGCTTCTGTTGGCAGGCGGTAAGGCTGTTTGATAATGCCATCCTCCAGTCTTACATTTCTAGTGGCTGCATTTTTACCTGTTGTCGCTCCTTTTGCACCGGAAGCATTAGAAGGATTAAGATCTTTCATTGCTTTTTTACCCTTATCGTCATACTGCCCGTTCAGGTAAATATCCGTGTTAAAAGGCTCTGTTGGCCTTGCTGTTGCCGTCGCGTTACCTGCTGTTTTTGAGGTTCCGCCGTTAATGTCCTTAAAGCTGGTCATGTAACCTTTTTCACGAAGCAACAACTCATTCACCCTGTCAGTTCTCCAGGCACAATACCTTTCTGCCTGTTCCCAGCTTACACCTACCACAGGATAATCCTGATAAGCGGGGTGCCTTAAATAATTATCTACGTAAGGTTCATTATAGGATAAAGGCCTGCGCCAAACCAGGGTATCAGGAAGTTCATTATAATAATATTCATGATCCGTTGGATAGCTGGTGCGGATCCAGTTCAGGTATTCCAGCCAGTTGGTGTTGGAAACCTCTGTTTCATCCATATAGAAAGAAGAAACCGTAGTCTCCCTTTTATGATTGTAATTGCTGAGCTCCTCACCGGGAACATTGATGGCACTTCCGCTCATGACAAATACACCACCTTCAATCTCGACTAATCCGGGACCCGGACCGCGCTTGAATTTTTTATTTACTTCAAAGCCTCCAAACTCTTGCTTGTTATATGCCATTCCTGTCTTCTCAGAGGTTCCTGACTTTGATTTACAGGAGGCTAGAGAAGCTATAATTGCAATAGATGCAATTGAATATAAGTATGATTTTTTCATATATGAGGGATATCATAGTGCTTTAACTGTTAAAATTACATAAAAAAAGACGTACACTACAACAAAACAAATGCTTTAAATAAAAATAATCTTTAAAAAATGGTGTTTTGTGCCTCTTTAAGGCATATTTGAATAAATATTCTGGTGGTTCTTAATGGATTATACAAGGTATCTCAAATCGAATAGAAAGTTCATAATACTTTGATTTTATTAAACACTATGTTAACTTGCATATAATAGTGGTGTAATTATTTGGCAAATGAGTAGAAGACTGGTAAAAACTGTTTTGAGTTTATTTTCTTTATTAACAGTTTGCGCTGATTTATATGCACAAAGCGTTGAACCGGGAACTCAGACGAATGGAAGTCGTTCCAGCAACATTTTTACCGCCGTACCTTTCCTGCTGATCAGTCCCGATGCGAGGGCCGGTGGAATGGGGGAGGCAGGGGTCGCTGTTCAGCCGGATGCGAATGCCATGGGGATTAATCCTGCCAAGCTGGCATTTTTAGAGCGTACTTATGGTTTTTCCGTTTCCTACAGCCCATGGCTAAAAAGCCTCATCCCGGATGTGAACCTGACTTACCTCAGCGGTTATTATAAAGTAGATAACAGGAATACCATCGGCGCTTCTTTAAGGTATTTTAGCCTGGGAGAAATTCAATTAACCGATGTCAATCAGCAGGACCTGGGTGTTTATAACCCAAATGAACTGGCCTTTGATGTTTCTTTTTCCAGGAAAATGGGAGAATCTTTTTCATTAGGGACAGCTGCAAGATATATCCGTTCCAATCTTTTTTCAGGACAATTCTCAGCCGGTCAGCAGACTAAAGCCGGGAATTCCGTAGCCGTCGATGTCTCGGCGTATTTTAAAAAACCAACCCGTTTTCTGGGTAAAGATGCCATTCTTTCTGCCGGAATGAACATTTCAAATATTGGCAC comes from the Pedobacter sp. FW305-3-2-15-E-R2A2 genome and includes:
- a CDS encoding inorganic diphosphatase, with product MIKDEHHPWHCVSPGANLPESVNAIIEIPKGSKAKYEIDKDSHLIKLDRVLFSSVMYPANYGFIPQTYCDDNDPLDILVLCSVDVYPMSIVEAKVIGVMHMVDNGEQDDKIIAVAKNDMSVNYINDLAELPPHTMKEIVKFFQDYKALEEKQVTIEHLLGVRYAHKVIQESIILYDQKFRNNNS
- a CDS encoding 16S rRNA (uracil(1498)-N(3))-methyltransferase gives rise to the protein MHVFYTPDIDSSEYSLNEEESKHCLKVLRLGRGDVVNLIDGKGGFYEAEIIGESKRNVQLRVTQSVQEHQKRNHHLHIVVAPTKNIDRLEWFLEKATEIGIDEITPVICERSERKIIKEDRLTKVITSAVKQSLQAYHPVLNPQISLIDFLKMEHDSVKMIAHCIDGEPRQYISQLLVPHQRYLILIGPEGDFSPKEIELALQSGFKPLTLGNTRLRTETAALAACFEVNYLNR
- a CDS encoding SUMF1/EgtB/PvdO family nonheme iron enzyme, coding for MKKSYLYSIASIAIIASLASCKSKSGTSEKTGMAYNKQEFGGFEVNKKFKRGPGPGLVEIEGGVFVMSGSAINVPGEELSNYNHKRETTVSSFYMDETEVSNTNWLEYLNWIRTSYPTDHEYYYNELPDTLVWRRPLSYNEPYVDNYLRHPAYQDYPVVGVSWEQAERYCAWRTDRVNELLLREKGYMTSFKDINGGTSKTAGNATATARPTEPFNTDIYLNGQYDDKGKKAMKDLNPSNASGAKGATTGKNAATRNVRLEDGIIKQPYRLPTEAEWEYAALGLIGNTQYENIAANKIYPWNGLGLSSAKRSTRGLILANFKRTKGDYMGVGGSLNDKGGLTVAVRSYMPNDFGLYNMAGNVNEWVADVYRSKTFEAADAFNPYRGNYYKDKKVADPVSGKIEKDKYNKPVLTDAISYKKQTWAEKQAATPPPTVNTYADQRGYRDKANDLYGEITLVTDKSRVYKGGSWEDQALWLNPATRRFLAQDESTADIGFRCAMTMLGASEIRSTGKPQFKPKAAKAFRAGK
- a CDS encoding hemolysin family protein, with translation MEGFKIFLTFFLVALNGFFVAAEFAIVKVRASQIEIKAKSGSRVANIAKYITQHLDGYLAATQLGITLASLGLGWVGESVMHSLIHDFLVRFNFSEVYITSISTAIAFLLITVMHIVFGELAPKSVAIQRPVATTLFIAIPLQAFYLIFRPFIWVLNGFANVILKLFGISNVGGHESVHSTEELHYLLDQGKESGALDTNEHELIKNVFDFNERVVKNIMVPRTKISGIELSAAPADVISKIIGEGYSRLPVYDEIIDKIIGIIHAKDILPLLADKKDWALKDIIRKPYFVPETKKINDLLSELQQKRIQIAIVIDEFGGTAGMVTLEDIVEEIVGEIQDEYDEEKPTVEKISETEFIINAYATVYDVNEHLPHDLPEDEDFDTVGGLVSHAFGKIPEVGDSEECYGYLFTILKKTEQNIETIKLELVIAKSDMVDNH
- a CDS encoding NADH-quinone oxidoreductase subunit N, giving the protein MNIIITITVTALVVLYAGLFKAKKALLPLTLIGLLTSLAFVVTSWNTNQTYYGMMQMDNFALAFAGITILGTLFIFLLTQNYFAEHSENIAEYFTLILFALSGIVIMVSYKNMSMLFIGVEIMSVALYILAGIRKNNFASNEASLKYFLMGAFSTGFLLFGITLIYGATGSFDLEVINQYLVTNYKSISPLFYPGVILLMVGLCFKIGAAPFHFWTPDVYEGAPTLITSFMSTVVKTAGFAAFLRLFADTFAPLHDFWLPPLMVIVCLTLFIGNVTALFQKNFKRMLAYSSISHAGYLLFSLVALTASSANNVLVYAAAYTFASIIAFGVLILVKQKTGNDNFESFNGLGKRNPFAAFVLTVAMLSLAGIPLTAGFIGKYLMFLNVMHDYQFYLVAFAILNALVGFYYYFKVIVAMYFKDGAEIELETPVQYKVVLVLSLIITVFLGVYPSVILNLI
- a CDS encoding DUF4159 domain-containing protein — encoded protein: MKIKLCLIAGLMILLSGFKPPTYKMAKLKYNGGGDWYANRTALPNLIDFCNKNLNTNFAPQDVIVEVGSAELFNYPFIYLTGHGNVVFSPNEAENLRKYLIGGGFLHIDDNYGLDKFIRKEMKKVFPELSFVDLPPNHPLYHQKFKFPKGLPKIHEHDGKVPQGLALIWEGRVVCYYTFECDLGNGWEDFGTYPEDTQDKRLNALKMGANLVQYALTQ
- a CDS encoding NADH-quinone oxidoreductase subunit M, yielding MEQLLLLLIFLPLVGAVVTAFTGSAAKHVALVSAILSLALTLITVCNFTPDASTQFAVNYPWIQDLGINFHAGIDGISMITVLLTNVLVPIIILSAYQHDYKNSNAFFALILFMQFGLLLVFTAMDAFLFYIGWEAALIPIYFICAIWGGKDRIKVNMKFFVYTIAGSLFMLLGIIYLYLQNPAHNFDIQAFYNLNLDSVQQSWIFWAFFIAFAIKMPVFPFHTWQPDTYTEAPTPGTMLLSGIMLKMGIYGVIRWLLPVAPEGVQQWGNLAIILSIIGVVYASIIAFTQKDAKRLVAYSSIAHVGLISAGIFALNTQGMQGAMVQMLSHGINVVGLFFVLDIIARRMKTNKIAELGGIAKQAPQLAIVFLIIVLGTVALPGTNGFIGEFLLLIGIYQYKVWAGVFAGLSIIFGAVYMFRMYQNIMLGKTNDLTIGFTDIKGSEKVVLYIICALIIVLGVYPKPILHLSEASVQQLIEQVTQKLTSVN
- a CDS encoding acetyl-CoA carboxylase biotin carboxyl carrier protein subunit, whose product is MKVKVNEQHNFEVEVAEKVLKVNGLELQIDTRDLSATQKHVIYQNKSYNIELVERNEDGKAVVIKVNGTLYQVGIEDQYDELLKKLGMDSSSANKVLEIKAPMPGLVLNVIVTEGQEVNKGDSLLVLEAMKMENIIKSPTGGIVKKILIRKGDKVEKNEILLQFA
- a CDS encoding DedA family protein; amino-acid sequence: MHDFWNSLQHFIDPEKLLKEGGFYVVMFVIFAETGLFFGFFLPGDYLLFLAGMFVATGKLDVNLYVLIAGLIVAAVSGNFTGYWFGRKTGPVLYHRKDSFFFKKRYLKAAEDYYNKQGAFALIMGRFVPIVRTFAPIFAGVVKLDFKRFALYNFAGAIIWIASLTLLGYFLGKRFEKEINDYLLYIIIGFIVITTIPLVYTFVKKKVVKDDNDHISNTEQ
- the nuoL gene encoding NADH-quinone oxidoreductase subunit L is translated as MINLVWLVPLIPLLGFVINGLGRNTLSKNLIGFIGSSVIFISFAISVGIFFELGADANKSHEIFLFDWISAGKLSIPLSFLVDPLSSIMLLIITGVGFLIHIYSIGYMHSDEAFGKFFSYLNLFIFFMLLLVLGSNYIVMFIGWEGVGLCSYLLIGFWYTNSSYASAAKKAFIMNRIGDLGFLLGVFFIFTTFGSVEFSKIFPQAANMLPGNGTIALIALLLFIGACGKSAQLPLFTWLPDAMAGPTPVSALIHAATMVTAGIYMIARSNVLFDLAPMIQHIIAIVGLATAIVAAIIALTQTDIKKVLAYSTVSQLGYMFLGLGVGAYNGAFFHVITHAFFKALLFLCAGSVIHALHHEQDMRHMGGLRKKLPVTFLTMLIGTIAIAGLPPFSGFFSKDEILAHVYMHDKVMWAIAVFGAFLTAFYMFRMLFLTFYGKYRGTHHAEEKIHESPKSMTIPLIVLAVLSAIGGMIGIPETLGGNHWLSHWLAPVIKHTAEAPDHATEYALMAVSVVGVLVSIAFAYVKYIKQNHVPIPDEGKRSALANLSYNKFYFDEIYDLLIRKPLDALSTFFYKIIDNKIVDGIVNGLGWSTSEASKGLRLVQSGNVGFYIFMMVVGIISLLLYTYLSL